The Sphingobacterium bambusae genome includes a window with the following:
- a CDS encoding AraC family transcriptional regulator produces MKPLYRKLPAKLESSFSARHDVMPNFGNVWHYHEELELHYTIRGEGVRFIGDNISSFAPGEIILVGEKLSHAWRCRDEYYENNPEYNIEAIVLQFLPDCMGKQLLQLPESYLLPKLFEKAKSGLIVKGETKNRVAELMHHCVEETGFGKVIALLQILQVIAESDECETIVKTQTTFHQSNEADNIRLNNIFNHTHAHYKEDITLEDVANIANLSITSFCRYFKTMTRKTYYDFLVEIRISHACRLLVENKLPTEVICFECGFNNVSNFYRHFKKVMGLTPLEYKKRYLSRN; encoded by the coding sequence ATGAAACCGTTGTACAGAAAACTTCCTGCAAAACTGGAAAGTTCCTTTTCCGCGAGACATGACGTTATGCCCAACTTTGGGAATGTATGGCATTACCATGAAGAACTCGAGTTGCATTATACTATTCGGGGGGAAGGCGTACGATTTATCGGGGACAATATCAGCAGCTTTGCACCTGGCGAGATCATTTTAGTGGGCGAGAAGCTATCGCATGCTTGGCGCTGTAGGGACGAATATTACGAGAACAATCCGGAATACAATATTGAAGCGATTGTATTACAGTTTCTACCCGACTGCATGGGCAAACAACTCTTGCAGCTGCCCGAATCTTACCTACTTCCCAAACTTTTCGAAAAAGCAAAAAGCGGTTTAATCGTCAAAGGCGAAACAAAAAATAGGGTCGCCGAGCTGATGCACCATTGTGTTGAGGAAACAGGATTTGGCAAAGTAATCGCCTTACTACAAATTTTACAGGTGATTGCTGAAAGTGATGAATGTGAGACCATCGTCAAAACTCAAACCACCTTCCACCAATCCAATGAGGCAGACAATATTCGTTTAAACAATATCTTCAACCACACGCACGCCCACTACAAAGAAGACATCACGCTGGAGGATGTTGCGAATATAGCCAACCTTAGTATTACTTCCTTTTGTCGGTATTTTAAAACGATGACCCGAAAGACCTACTACGATTTTTTGGTCGAGATTCGCATCAGCCACGCCTGTCGGCTATTGGTGGAAAACAAATTACCTACCGAAGTAATCTGCTTTGAATGTGGCTTCAACAATGTCTCCAACTTTTATCGACATTTCAAAAAAGTGATGGGCCTTACACCCCTAGAGTACAAAAAGCGTTATTTAAGCAGAAATTAA
- a CDS encoding DUF3826 domain-containing protein has translation MKTTIKLGLALLMLCMLQFTFAQSERDKYLQVITERSDKIVAQLGMSDSTIYYKTRGVIVQQYDNLNSHHEAREEKIKALKTKYAGQKETLDNKRSKLEEKEDLVLQKLHKQFLKKLLPLASEQQIEKIKDGMTYGVLPLTYGAYQDMIPTLNSEQKDKILSYLTEARELAMDQPGSREKHQVFGKFKGRINNYLSSQGYDLKEEGKRWEERKANKHAGK, from the coding sequence ATGAAAACAACAATAAAATTAGGCTTGGCCTTGCTGATGTTATGCATGCTGCAATTTACTTTCGCACAATCCGAAAGAGACAAATACCTGCAGGTCATTACGGAGCGTTCGGATAAGATTGTCGCCCAATTGGGGATGTCTGATTCCACAATCTATTATAAAACACGTGGCGTTATTGTACAACAGTATGATAACCTGAATAGCCACCATGAGGCACGTGAAGAGAAGATTAAAGCGCTGAAAACAAAATATGCTGGGCAAAAAGAAACGTTGGATAACAAACGCAGTAAGTTGGAAGAAAAAGAGGACCTGGTGCTGCAGAAGCTGCACAAGCAATTTTTGAAAAAACTTCTTCCATTGGCGAGTGAGCAGCAGATCGAAAAGATTAAAGACGGCATGACTTATGGGGTGTTGCCGCTCACTTATGGCGCTTACCAAGACATGATCCCCACATTGAATTCGGAGCAGAAAGACAAAATCTTGAGCTATTTAACCGAAGCACGAGAGCTGGCCATGGATCAACCAGGATCAAGAGAAAAGCACCAAGTATTCGGTAAGTTCAAAGGCCGAATAAATAATTACCTATCTTCTCAAGGCTATGATCTCAAAGAAGAGGGTAAGCGATGGGAAGAGCGAAAGGCAAACAAACATGCTGGGAAGTAA